In Cicer arietinum cultivar CDC Frontier isolate Library 1 chromosome 7, Cicar.CDCFrontier_v2.0, whole genome shotgun sequence, a single window of DNA contains:
- the LOC101493677 gene encoding calmodulin-binding receptor-like cytoplasmic kinase 3 isoform X2, translating to MVVVTALFFVLLLQLSTIFGSEIVLQTKDCGNNWVASSYSNNHGEELFYINGNVVNKVDFCKAIQLYIAKGCDLKDYFGSNNCVLDLDVSFVDFPSKGGRKLLQKDLNKNSTSQGVSETVSSNQVGIFAGGALLVCCAVVCPCFYGKRRKATAHTVLTKDPNSNLATSFEPSVSDKIPASPLRVPASPLRVPASPSRFSMSPKLSSLQPLHLNLSQVSKATRNFSEALQIGEGGFGTVYRANLDNGLVVAVKRAKREHFESLRTEFSSEVELLAKIDHRNLVKLLGYIDKGNERILITEYVPNGTLREHLDGLRGKIVDFNQRLEIAIDVAHGLTYLHLYAEKQIIHRDVKSSNILLTESMRAKVADFGFAKLGHANTDQTHISTKVKGTVGYLDPEYMKTNHLTPKSDVYSFGILLLEILSGRRPVELKKSAEERVTLRWAFRRYNEGSVVELLDPLMQEAVNTEVVVKMFDLAFNCAAPVRSDRPDMKTVGEQLWAIRADYLKSTARRE from the exons ATGGTTGTTGTTACTGCTCTATTCTTTGTACTATTGTTGCAATTGTCAACAATTTTTGGGTCTGAAATTGTCTTACAGACAAAGGATTGTGGCAATAATTGGGTAGCAAGTTCATATTCTAATAATCATGGTGAGGAACTGTTTTACATAAATGGGAATGTGGTAAACAAAGTTGATTTCTGTAAAGCTATCCAATTGTATATTGCAAAGGGTTGTGATTTGAAGGACTACTTTGGAAGCAACAACTGTGTATTGGATTTGGATGTCTCTTTTG TGGATTTTCCTTCAAAGGGAGGAAGGAAACTCTTGCAGAAAGATTTAAACAAGAATTCCACATCACAAGGAGTTTCTGAGACTGTGTCAAGCAACCAAGTTGGAATTTTTGCAGGTGGTGCTTTGTTGGTATGTTGTGCTGTTGTTTGTCCTTGTTTCTATGGCAAGAGAAGGAAGGCAACTGCTCATACTGTTCTGACCAAGGACCCAAATTCAA ATTTAGCTACCTCCTTTGAACCATCTGTTTCTGATAAGATCCCGGCTAGTCCACTTCGAGTGCCGGCTAGTCCACTTCGGGTGCCGGCTAGTCCATCAAGATTCTCAATGTCTCCAAAACTCAGCAGCCTTCAGCCATTACATCTCAACCTGAGCCAGGTTTCTAAAGCTACAcgtaacttttcagaagcattaCAAATAGGAGAAGGAGGTTTTGGAACTGTCTACAGGGCTAATTTAGACAATGGCTTGGTCGTGGCTGTAAAACGCGCAAAAAGG GAACATTTTGAGAGTTTGAGAACAGAATTCAGCAGTGAAGTTGAACTTCTGGCCAAAATCGATCATCGAAACCTGGTGAAGCTACTTGGTTATATTGACAAAGGAAATGAACGTATCCTTATTACAGAGTATGTGCCAAACGGTACTCTTCGAGAACATTTGGATG GTTTGCGTGGAAAAATTgtcgatttcaatcagcgccTGGAAATTGCAATTGATGTTGCTCATGGATTGACCTATCTGCATCTGTATGCAG AAAAGCAAATTATCCATCGAGATGTGAAATCATCCAACATTCTTCTGACTGAAAGCATGCGAGCTAAAGTTGCTGATTTTGGATTTGCAAAGCTTGGCCATGCAAACACTGACCAGACACACATTTCTACCAAAGTGAAGGGAACAGTTGGTTATTTGGACCCTGAGTATATGAAAACAAACCATCTCACACCCAAAAGTGATGTTTACTCATTTGGCATTTTGCTTTTAGAAATTCTGTCAGGCCGTCGTCCTGTGGAGTTGAAAAAAAGTGCTGAAGAGCGGGTTACTTTAAGATGG GCTTTCAGGAGATATAACGAAGGAAGTGTGGTGGAACTGCTTGATCCTTTAATGCAAGAAGCTGTGAATACAGAGGTTGTTGTCAAGATGTTTGACTTGGCATTTAACTGTGCAGCACCGGTAAGATCCGATCGACCTGACATGAAAACAGTGGGGGAGCAATTGTGGGCAATAAGAGCAGATTACCTCAAGAGCACTGCAAGGAGGGAatga
- the LOC101493677 gene encoding calmodulin-binding receptor-like cytoplasmic kinase 3 isoform X1: MVVVTALFFVLLLQLSTIFGSEIVLQTKDCGNNWVASSYSNNHGEELFYINGNVVNKVDFCKAIQLYIAKGCDLKDYFGSNNCVLDLDVSFVDFPSKGGRKLLQKDLNKNSTSQGVSETVSSNQVGIFAGGALLVCCAVVCPCFYGKRRKATAHTVLTKDPNSIDLATSFEPSVSDKIPASPLRVPASPLRVPASPSRFSMSPKLSSLQPLHLNLSQVSKATRNFSEALQIGEGGFGTVYRANLDNGLVVAVKRAKREHFESLRTEFSSEVELLAKIDHRNLVKLLGYIDKGNERILITEYVPNGTLREHLDGLRGKIVDFNQRLEIAIDVAHGLTYLHLYAEKQIIHRDVKSSNILLTESMRAKVADFGFAKLGHANTDQTHISTKVKGTVGYLDPEYMKTNHLTPKSDVYSFGILLLEILSGRRPVELKKSAEERVTLRWAFRRYNEGSVVELLDPLMQEAVNTEVVVKMFDLAFNCAAPVRSDRPDMKTVGEQLWAIRADYLKSTARRE; encoded by the exons ATGGTTGTTGTTACTGCTCTATTCTTTGTACTATTGTTGCAATTGTCAACAATTTTTGGGTCTGAAATTGTCTTACAGACAAAGGATTGTGGCAATAATTGGGTAGCAAGTTCATATTCTAATAATCATGGTGAGGAACTGTTTTACATAAATGGGAATGTGGTAAACAAAGTTGATTTCTGTAAAGCTATCCAATTGTATATTGCAAAGGGTTGTGATTTGAAGGACTACTTTGGAAGCAACAACTGTGTATTGGATTTGGATGTCTCTTTTG TGGATTTTCCTTCAAAGGGAGGAAGGAAACTCTTGCAGAAAGATTTAAACAAGAATTCCACATCACAAGGAGTTTCTGAGACTGTGTCAAGCAACCAAGTTGGAATTTTTGCAGGTGGTGCTTTGTTGGTATGTTGTGCTGTTGTTTGTCCTTGTTTCTATGGCAAGAGAAGGAAGGCAACTGCTCATACTGTTCTGACCAAGGACCCAAATTCAA TAGATTTAGCTACCTCCTTTGAACCATCTGTTTCTGATAAGATCCCGGCTAGTCCACTTCGAGTGCCGGCTAGTCCACTTCGGGTGCCGGCTAGTCCATCAAGATTCTCAATGTCTCCAAAACTCAGCAGCCTTCAGCCATTACATCTCAACCTGAGCCAGGTTTCTAAAGCTACAcgtaacttttcagaagcattaCAAATAGGAGAAGGAGGTTTTGGAACTGTCTACAGGGCTAATTTAGACAATGGCTTGGTCGTGGCTGTAAAACGCGCAAAAAGG GAACATTTTGAGAGTTTGAGAACAGAATTCAGCAGTGAAGTTGAACTTCTGGCCAAAATCGATCATCGAAACCTGGTGAAGCTACTTGGTTATATTGACAAAGGAAATGAACGTATCCTTATTACAGAGTATGTGCCAAACGGTACTCTTCGAGAACATTTGGATG GTTTGCGTGGAAAAATTgtcgatttcaatcagcgccTGGAAATTGCAATTGATGTTGCTCATGGATTGACCTATCTGCATCTGTATGCAG AAAAGCAAATTATCCATCGAGATGTGAAATCATCCAACATTCTTCTGACTGAAAGCATGCGAGCTAAAGTTGCTGATTTTGGATTTGCAAAGCTTGGCCATGCAAACACTGACCAGACACACATTTCTACCAAAGTGAAGGGAACAGTTGGTTATTTGGACCCTGAGTATATGAAAACAAACCATCTCACACCCAAAAGTGATGTTTACTCATTTGGCATTTTGCTTTTAGAAATTCTGTCAGGCCGTCGTCCTGTGGAGTTGAAAAAAAGTGCTGAAGAGCGGGTTACTTTAAGATGG GCTTTCAGGAGATATAACGAAGGAAGTGTGGTGGAACTGCTTGATCCTTTAATGCAAGAAGCTGTGAATACAGAGGTTGTTGTCAAGATGTTTGACTTGGCATTTAACTGTGCAGCACCGGTAAGATCCGATCGACCTGACATGAAAACAGTGGGGGAGCAATTGTGGGCAATAAGAGCAGATTACCTCAAGAGCACTGCAAGGAGGGAatga